The genomic segment TGCAAAGGGTATCACTCGCCTTTAAATTTGGTGTACATTGATAAGTATTCGCCCCGTAATCCGCCACGACCTCATACCGCAATCCGTTAGCGAAAACCGTAAACAACCATACTGCATATAATGAGACATAACAAAAGACAAATTAAATGGCAAAAATAACAGAAGTTCGACTGACCCTTGCGGCCTTTATTTATGGTGTTGAAATAGACCTAAAAAACGTAATTAAAAAACACATTGCACCTTTCCACGAAGACATATATTTTTTCAACGACAACGACCTTCAGTTAAAAGTGGCTGACAGATTTAACAAAGAAAATCCTGGCGTTGACTACAAAAAAAACTTAGAGGATATTGTTGATTTTTTAGATTTCGGAGACACATTTGTTATTCTTAAAAAGAATAATGTTTTTTTAACTAAGCCAACGAATGATTATATAAATTCGATTTTCAATGACTTAGTTTCGATAATTCCAGTTCGTAATCGAGTAATGCACACTCGACCTCTTTTAGGTGGTGATTTTGCAATTGTTTATGATTTTATTACAAAGCTTAAGACAAATGACCCAATTGAATGGAAGGCAACAATTGAAACAAGAAACCTAATTGAAAAAGACCCTTCATATGTGTTAACCCTAAAATTTCCGACTTCATCTTTTAGCAGTCAAACAAACAGAGTTATTCATAATTTACCAGTTCCAGACTTTGATGAAACAGGTTTTATTGGTAGAGTAAAAGATGTTGATGATGTAAAACAATTAATTTTTACTAATAAGGTTGTTACAGTTCTTGGTGATGGAGGAATTGGGAAAACCGCACTTGCTTTGAAGGTAGCTTATGATATTGTCGACTTAAATGAAAAATGTCCTTTTGAACTAATTATCTGGACTACTGCAAAAACAACAATGTTGACCGCAAAGGGTATTGAAGAAATATATACCACAATAACTGATTATACAGGGTTGATTAATGTTATTTCAGACACTTTAGACGCAAAAGTTGAAGATAATAAACTCACCTCAATTTTAGAATATTTAGACTTATTCAAAACACTAATAATAATTGACAACTTAGAAACCATTCACAATGAAGAAGTAAGGGATTTTATAAGGAAAGCACAAGTAAAATGCAATATTCTAATTACTTCTAGAATTGGATTAGGAGAGTTAGAATTTCCAAGAAAATTAAGCGGACTTACTGAAAATGAATCATCAAAATTAATTCGAGAAATTGCGAGAATTAGAAACAGTGACACACTAATGAAGCTTCCACCTAAGACATTAGTAGATATTTCTGAAAAGCTATATTTTAATCCACTTGCATTAAAATGGTTTGTAAATACTGTAGAAATGGGAATTTCTCCAGCAGAAGTATTGGCAAACAAAGACGATTTGTTAAATTTCTGCCTAACAAATGTTTATGAAAAGTTAAGCGATGGAGCAATTGCAATTCTAAAAACAATTAGAGCATCAAGAAGAAAGTTGACAACTGGTGAAATCATATACCTTTCGAACTTCCAACCTTTAGAAGTTCGCAAGTATCTGATAGAGCTTTTTAGAACAACTCTGGTTAACAGAGAAATAAAGGATGCAAACAATTTAGAAGAAGTATATTACTACATATCTGATTTTGCTAAGGACTTTTTATCCAAAAACTATCAAATTGAACCTGAATATGTAAAGTCATTGACGAAAAAATACAAAGCACTTGAAGAAGGATTAAAAGATATCAAGAAATATAGTCGTTACAACGAGTTTTCAATTAATGCCCTTTCATTTGAAACAGCAAATCAAAAAATATCAGCTAAATTCTTATCCGAAGCATTAAGCTACTCTAAGGTTGGAAATTTTGAGAAAGCATTACAAAAAATAAATGAAGCGAAAAATATTGATGCCAATTATTCCGAAGTATATCGTGTAAGTGCTTTTGTCAAAGCTACTCAAGGTGACATTTTGAGTGCTGAAGAAGATTATCAAATGGGATTAGAAATTGCACCAAACAATTTAAGATTACTTTTTTATTATGCACAATTTTTACTGTTTAGTCTTGAAGAC from the Williamwhitmania sp. genome contains:
- a CDS encoding NB-ARC domain-containing protein — encoded protein: MAKITEVRLTLAAFIYGVEIDLKNVIKKHIAPFHEDIYFFNDNDLQLKVADRFNKENPGVDYKKNLEDIVDFLDFGDTFVILKKNNVFLTKPTNDYINSIFNDLVSIIPVRNRVMHTRPLLGGDFAIVYDFITKLKTNDPIEWKATIETRNLIEKDPSYVLTLKFPTSSFSSQTNRVIHNLPVPDFDETGFIGRVKDVDDVKQLIFTNKVVTVLGDGGIGKTALALKVAYDIVDLNEKCPFELIIWTTAKTTMLTAKGIEEIYTTITDYTGLINVISDTLDAKVEDNKLTSILEYLDLFKTLIIIDNLETIHNEEVRDFIRKAQVKCNILITSRIGLGELEFPRKLSGLTENESSKLIREIARIRNSDTLMKLPPKTLVDISEKLYFNPLALKWFVNTVEMGISPAEVLANKDDLLNFCLTNVYEKLSDGAIAILKTIRASRRKLTTGEIIYLSNFQPLEVRKYLIELFRTTLVNREIKDANNLEEVYYYISDFAKDFLSKNYQIEPEYVKSLTKKYKALEEGLKDIKKYSRYNEFSINALSFETANQKISAKFLSEALSYSKVGNFEKALQKINEAKNIDANYSEVYRVSAFVKATQGDILSAEEDYQMGLEIAPNNLRLLFYYAQFLLFSLEDSDQALIYAQRVYDQNPNHPYTSFLFARCYNHNRDFNKAIQILRNLLSNKDLDPKNTRVAYTELISLYSNTGQSLLRVETDIENAINHYKKAFETFEECVEKNIIDYKVLKNFVDCLYSFINTIPTTEIDKNKEIVKTLISRYEKQIALTHLCHRTIMKYADKFDDDSFNHMLDFEIGGDKKIGNVTKGKADANFVFIETDNDRIYANRYDFIDCSSWLDWKNLQDGQLVSFETGTNQQGDCAKNIKLIYTNDK